From Sulfuracidifex tepidarius, one genomic window encodes:
- a CDS encoding MFS transporter: MQDLNKLAIIGSARALGTSIVWPFIGFALLSVYHFSLAFISLFYLLQGIVSILAYIVSGFFTDFLGRTKTMLTFSFLSSVSLLSAYFIPVSFYITLAVLLQTFFNSGYNVANTSLVGDIRKKDISSLIRAFSRLRVGINIGWALGPTVGGFVFSLYGFKPLLLISALISLFPAFFIKSLPDLKTKIEFSLKVEKNFVKFLIPSFFTFVLMGQLGFSYLTYYASVLKFSTFQVGILFMINGLLIALIQDLIGRKIEPRHIVYGMLIYFISYFSISLVTNFIEAALDMIAITIAEMVVAPLSQALASSFSDDSSRGRTMGIYGMVTSLGRVSGSSIAALIMDDFLYRPIAFWGIISSFGLISSILYLVIGNKAIFSSRK; the protein is encoded by the coding sequence GTGCAAGACCTGAACAAGCTTGCTATTATAGGCAGTGCAAGAGCATTAGGTACATCAATTGTGTGGCCGTTCATAGGTTTTGCATTGCTCTCAGTATATCATTTTTCACTAGCGTTCATATCTCTCTTTTATTTACTTCAAGGGATAGTCAGCATTTTAGCCTACATAGTTTCAGGTTTCTTCACGGACTTCCTTGGCAGAACGAAAACAATGTTAACATTCTCGTTTCTGTCTTCGGTGAGCTTGCTATCAGCGTATTTCATACCAGTTTCGTTCTATATCACTTTAGCTGTATTGTTACAGACTTTCTTCAATTCTGGGTATAACGTAGCTAACACCTCATTAGTAGGGGATATAAGGAAGAAGGATATTTCTTCCCTGATTAGGGCATTCTCCAGGTTAAGGGTCGGCATAAATATCGGGTGGGCTCTCGGTCCTACTGTAGGCGGCTTCGTCTTTTCTCTATACGGTTTCAAACCCTTGCTTTTAATCTCAGCTTTGATTTCCCTTTTTCCAGCTTTCTTCATAAAATCCCTTCCAGATCTGAAGACTAAGATAGAGTTTTCCTTAAAGGTTGAGAAGAACTTCGTAAAGTTTTTGATACCCAGTTTCTTCACTTTCGTCCTTATGGGCCAGCTTGGGTTCTCATACCTTACGTATTATGCTTCCGTTTTGAAATTTTCCACTTTTCAAGTAGGTATTCTCTTCATGATAAACGGTCTTCTAATCGCTTTAATTCAAGATTTAATAGGGAGAAAGATAGAACCGCGCCATATAGTGTACGGGATGCTAATTTACTTTATTTCTTATTTCTCTATAAGCTTAGTCACAAATTTCATAGAGGCTGCTTTGGATATGATAGCAATAACTATAGCCGAAATGGTAGTCGCACCTCTATCGCAAGCACTGGCTTCATCTTTCTCCGACGATTCAAGCAGAGGAAGAACGATGGGAATATACGGTATGGTTACTTCTCTAGGTAGGGTTTCAGGATCGTCGATAGCAGCTCTTATAATGGACGATTTTCTCTACAGACCTATAGCTTTCTGGGGGATCATATCCTCATTCGGCCTCATCTCATCAATTCTATATTTGGTTATAGGAAACAAGGCGATCTTCTCCTCACGGAAGTAG
- the nadA gene encoding quinolinate synthase NadA yields MSSDLIKEIRELKKERNAIILGHNYMDYGVQLVSDFTGDSYDLAVKAMKTDADVIVFAGVYFMAEQAAALNQNKTVLSPDPNAGCTLSDSLDVDTLSEFKKMYPDAPVVLYINTSIYTKALADYIVTSSTAVKVVSSLDSDVVLFGPDANLANFVEKKTGKKIIKVPPNGRCMVHASYTKQLMEVARRKYKGAVLMAHPESPLEILEASDFVGSTNQMIEFARKSESRDFIVATEIGMINALKLQVPEKTFYPLVTTEACGCARCPYMAMVTLKKIRDSLVENKHVVKVDLETAERAKRAFENTMKILGKT; encoded by the coding sequence ATGTCATCCGACCTCATAAAGGAGATACGAGAATTGAAAAAGGAAAGGAACGCTATCATTCTAGGTCATAACTACATGGACTATGGGGTGCAGTTAGTTTCAGATTTCACAGGGGACTCTTATGACCTCGCAGTTAAGGCAATGAAGACTGACGCAGATGTAATAGTGTTCGCCGGAGTGTACTTTATGGCGGAACAAGCTGCAGCGTTAAATCAGAACAAGACCGTTCTCTCTCCGGATCCCAATGCGGGTTGCACACTTTCCGATTCTTTGGACGTGGATACACTAAGCGAGTTCAAAAAGATGTACCCGGACGCTCCAGTAGTCCTTTACATTAACACGAGCATATATACTAAAGCGTTAGCAGACTACATAGTCACTTCATCAACTGCAGTGAAGGTAGTAAGTAGTTTAGACAGTGACGTTGTTCTTTTCGGTCCAGACGCAAACTTAGCCAACTTCGTTGAAAAGAAGACTGGCAAGAAGATCATCAAGGTTCCTCCAAACGGCAGATGTATGGTTCACGCTAGCTATACCAAACAGTTGATGGAGGTAGCTAGAAGGAAATACAAAGGTGCAGTCCTCATGGCCCATCCGGAGTCTCCCTTGGAGATTTTGGAAGCGTCCGACTTCGTAGGTTCTACAAATCAGATGATAGAGTTTGCAAGGAAGTCTGAGTCGAGAGATTTCATAGTAGCTACGGAAATAGGAATGATCAATGCCCTCAAATTACAGGTACCGGAAAAGACATTCTACCCTCTAGTTACTACAGAGGCCTGCGGATGCGCAAGATGTCCGTATATGGCAATGGTAACACTCAAGAAGATAAGGGACTCACTGGTGGAAAACAAGCACGTAGTCAAAGTGGACTTAGAGACAGCTGAAAGAGCTAAGAGGGCCTTCGAGAACACTATGAAGATTCTGGGGAAGACATGA
- a CDS encoding MBL fold metallo-hydrolase, with the protein MRVLFLGTGSGSSRDSRRFKAGVHVSNGYDSVFLDMGPGSNLRVEDFHVHGDHVFFTHLHIDHFDGVFDYMVSRKVQGLKDLYVHSPPGFGHVLSSFREVGNQVSANVEELDLPRAKVGELEVYSVEACHAIYAVSYVITDGRKKIVYTGDTAEPCEDVVKEIRDANLVIHEASCVDNCKQFGHTSAKEIMSMFSDIKAKMILTHIPAHSEKEIYEAIGNKFLIARDGTIFEL; encoded by the coding sequence ATGAGAGTTCTCTTTCTCGGTACTGGATCTGGAAGCTCTAGGGATAGCAGACGTTTCAAGGCTGGAGTACATGTGAGTAACGGGTACGACTCAGTCTTCCTTGACATGGGGCCTGGATCAAACCTGAGGGTTGAAGATTTTCACGTTCACGGGGATCACGTGTTTTTCACACACCTTCATATAGACCACTTCGACGGAGTTTTCGACTACATGGTATCCAGGAAGGTTCAGGGTTTGAAGGACTTGTATGTGCATTCTCCTCCAGGTTTCGGACATGTATTGTCCTCCTTTAGGGAGGTCGGAAACCAAGTCAGTGCTAACGTCGAGGAGCTCGACCTTCCTAGAGCTAAGGTTGGAGAACTGGAGGTATACAGCGTCGAAGCTTGTCATGCGATATACGCTGTATCTTACGTCATCACCGACGGGAGAAAGAAGATAGTTTATACAGGGGACACCGCAGAGCCATGCGAGGATGTCGTCAAGGAAATCCGTGACGCGAATCTGGTGATACATGAAGCCTCTTGCGTGGATAACTGTAAGCAGTTCGGGCACACCTCAGCCAAGGAAATCATGTCTATGTTCAGCGACATCAAGGCAAAGATGATTCTAACTCACATTCCTGCCCACTCAGAAAAGGAGATCTACGAAGCAATAGGTAACAAGTTCTTGATAGCCAGGGACGGAACTATCTTCGAGCTCTAG
- a CDS encoding aldose 1-epimerase has product MINLYNNILNAKISEEGAYLFSVKRGDKDLILQGNMERKTRGGMALLIPFANRIKEGKYTFEGKTYSLPVNSEGNAIHGFAKDVKWNIDEASVDTARLSVTLKNAGYPSTLKCKVIYALSGNSISVSIEINNVGDNDAPLTVGAHPYFVVKGKWSLNPEVFTRLELENKIPNGKMYEWRVDASSHIDDCFLFDGKVTLTSEWSRVEVESDNMKYLQIFNGVEGAVALEPMSGAPDAYNNGMGLTILRPQSGVEYRFKMTFG; this is encoded by the coding sequence ATGATAAATTTATACAATAATATACTAAATGCTAAAATATCTGAAGAGGGAGCTTATCTTTTTAGCGTGAAACGCGGGGACAAAGACTTGATACTTCAAGGCAATATGGAAAGAAAGACGAGAGGAGGAATGGCTCTTCTCATACCGTTCGCAAATAGGATCAAAGAGGGGAAGTACACCTTTGAGGGAAAGACCTACAGTTTACCAGTAAATTCTGAGGGAAATGCAATCCACGGTTTCGCTAAAGATGTCAAATGGAACATAGACGAAGCCAGCGTGGATACGGCTAGGTTGAGCGTTACGTTAAAGAACGCGGGGTATCCCTCCACCTTAAAGTGTAAAGTTATCTACGCCCTCTCAGGAAACTCAATAAGCGTTTCCATAGAGATAAACAACGTGGGAGATAACGATGCGCCTTTAACCGTGGGAGCCCATCCTTACTTCGTCGTGAAGGGTAAGTGGAGTCTGAATCCAGAGGTCTTCACTAGGTTAGAACTTGAGAACAAGATACCTAACGGCAAGATGTACGAATGGAGGGTGGACGCATCATCACATATAGACGACTGTTTTCTGTTTGACGGGAAGGTAACCTTAACTTCAGAGTGGTCAAGAGTCGAAGTGGAGAGCGACAACATGAAGTACTTGCAAATATTTAACGGAGTTGAAGGTGCCGTAGCCTTGGAGCCGATGAGCGGTGCTCCAGACGCTTACAATAACGGGATGGGGCTCACGATACTCCGTCCCCAGTCAGGGGTAGAGTATAGGTTCAAAATGACTTTCGGCTAG
- the tpiA gene encoding triose-phosphate isomerase, with the protein MKKPVILINFKAYDTSFGKKGVEIAKQIEKISMEYSTEIIISVPPTEIYRIASEVSLPVFAEHVDSNSLGAYTGSVTPEMVKEAGGKGTLLNHSERRIRIDEIAEAINRSRKLDLDSVVCVDRNELVRAIGTLKPTSILIEPPELIGSGISVSKARPEVITEAVEQIKEFPEVMLIAGAGITSGEDVATAIKLGASGIGVASAVMKAKDPMRVVEEFVRSAKSV; encoded by the coding sequence ATGAAGAAACCTGTAATTCTAATTAACTTCAAGGCATACGACACCTCTTTCGGGAAGAAGGGCGTTGAAATAGCTAAACAGATAGAGAAAATAAGCATGGAGTACTCCACCGAGATCATCATTTCAGTCCCTCCAACTGAGATCTACAGGATAGCAAGCGAGGTGTCGTTACCGGTCTTCGCTGAACATGTTGATTCTAACTCTTTGGGAGCTTACACTGGTTCAGTTACACCTGAAATGGTGAAGGAGGCTGGAGGGAAAGGGACTCTCCTCAACCACAGCGAGAGGAGAATAAGGATTGACGAGATAGCTGAAGCTATCAACAGATCGAGAAAACTCGATCTGGATTCAGTTGTATGCGTGGATAGAAACGAACTAGTTAGGGCTATAGGGACTCTCAAACCTACATCAATCTTGATAGAGCCTCCAGAGCTTATAGGTAGTGGGATATCTGTATCAAAGGCTAGACCAGAGGTAATAACTGAAGCGGTAGAACAGATCAAGGAGTTCCCAGAGGTCATGCTAATTGCCGGGGCAGGCATAACCAGTGGGGAAGACGTTGCGACAGCGATAAAATTAGGAGCTTCAGGAATAGGAGTAGCAAGTGCTGTGATGAAGGCTAAGGACCCTATGAGAGTCGTGGAGGAATTCGTGAGGAGTGCCAAGAGCGTTTAA
- a CDS encoding DUF429 domain-containing protein — protein sequence MAFCGIDLAVKRETDVGLMIGNSVKVYEVMTDEEIVSICMNAKASALDSPFNYYYREIDREMLKHGYKVLPPSFMKSLVERAMRLRNSLKLVETHPTSSLKNAGIDWRSLSRKKDVIDAVISALTARLYYEGKAQVIYAHDGIIALAPKSKVSIIPLSDFDFIVFP from the coding sequence ATGGCTTTCTGCGGGATAGATCTGGCGGTGAAAAGGGAGACCGATGTAGGTCTGATGATCGGTAACTCGGTGAAGGTTTACGAGGTCATGACAGACGAGGAAATCGTGTCAATTTGTATGAACGCTAAGGCATCAGCCCTAGACTCACCTTTCAATTACTACTATCGTGAGATAGACAGAGAAATGCTGAAGCATGGGTATAAAGTCCTTCCTCCCTCTTTCATGAAGTCCCTTGTAGAGAGAGCTATGAGGCTGAGAAATAGCCTTAAGTTAGTCGAAACCCACCCCACATCGTCCTTGAAGAACGCTGGAATAGATTGGAGGTCACTATCCCGCAAAAAAGACGTGATCGACGCTGTGATTTCAGCTTTAACAGCTCGCCTTTACTATGAAGGTAAAGCTCAGGTTATATACGCTCACGATGGAATAATTGCCTTGGCACCTAAAAGTAAGGTGAGCATAATTCCGCTAAGTGATTTTGATTTCATAGTTTTTCCTTGA
- a CDS encoding zinc-ribbon domain-containing protein: protein MSYPYGGPYGSQPPYGQPPYGQPPYGQPYGQPAGNPMMTMMMCSQSVGLGGKQQMVPINGPINLQMVVQQVTMYLMGQGFQTFPMVGQNMAVIQAQHSSILGTLTDQNKSYTVRICVGPEFVMVETGIANLMQELLTAGATVGVSDELLHNKLLTLAGGGVDAYGLYKDYAGEEQLMNTVMMAIMSAQSYSQPYGQQGYGQPYGQYGQPYGYGQPPQPYQGQPYQQGQYGQQPQYGQPHPQQPQAQTQPTQPQPSQTQAQPQAQKVKCWKCGYENDNNAKFCENCGASLTSIKCPKCGKENPPSSKFCGDCGSPLTQAAKQ from the coding sequence ATGTCATATCCATATGGAGGACCTTACGGTTCTCAGCCACCCTATGGGCAACCACCTTATGGACAACCACCTTATGGACAGCCGTATGGACAGCCAGCAGGAAACCCAATGATGACCATGATGATGTGTTCGCAGTCAGTTGGTCTAGGCGGAAAGCAGCAAATGGTTCCAATAAACGGGCCAATAAATCTTCAAATGGTAGTCCAGCAAGTTACAATGTACCTCATGGGGCAAGGTTTTCAAACGTTCCCCATGGTTGGGCAGAACATGGCTGTAATACAGGCTCAGCACAGTTCAATATTAGGCACGTTAACCGATCAGAACAAATCTTACACCGTTAGAATCTGTGTCGGACCTGAGTTCGTAATGGTGGAAACTGGGATTGCCAACTTAATGCAAGAATTACTTACTGCTGGAGCTACAGTGGGGGTTTCGGACGAACTTTTACACAATAAACTTCTAACTCTTGCAGGCGGAGGTGTGGACGCATACGGGCTCTATAAAGACTATGCAGGAGAAGAACAGCTCATGAACACTGTAATGATGGCCATAATGAGTGCACAGTCATATTCTCAACCTTATGGACAACAAGGCTATGGGCAACCTTACGGCCAGTATGGACAACCTTACGGTTACGGGCAACCACCACAACCTTATCAAGGGCAACCTTATCAACAAGGACAATATGGGCAGCAACCTCAGTACGGGCAACCGCATCCGCAACAGCCTCAGGCACAAACACAACCAACTCAGCCACAGCCCTCTCAAACGCAAGCTCAGCCTCAGGCTCAAAAAGTGAAGTGTTGGAAGTGCGGTTATGAGAACGACAATAACGCGAAGTTCTGTGAAAACTGTGGAGCCTCACTTACATCGATAAAGTGCCCTAAGTGCGGGAAAGAGAATCCTCCCAGCTCAAAGTTCTGCGGCGACTGTGGATCTCCGCTCACTCAAGCTGCAAAACAATAA
- a CDS encoding ArsR/SmtB family transcription factor, whose translation MINELAKLFSCMADENRLKIILYLSQRREASVGEIAKATNNYQSLVSHHLSTLRKAGIVNKKRIGKNSVYVISEQAVKLIEFAESLSGVPPLDKKMNYHSLTSKIDVEEDIST comes from the coding sequence ATGATAAACGAACTAGCAAAGTTGTTTTCATGCATGGCTGATGAGAACAGATTGAAAATAATTCTTTACTTAAGTCAAAGGAGAGAAGCTTCTGTAGGAGAAATAGCCAAGGCAACCAACAACTATCAATCTCTAGTTTCTCATCACTTGTCAACCCTTAGAAAGGCAGGGATAGTGAATAAGAAACGCATTGGCAAAAACTCGGTATACGTAATATCTGAACAAGCAGTTAAGCTCATTGAATTTGCAGAGTCTTTATCAGGAGTTCCACCCTTAGACAAGAAAATGAATTATCATAGTCTCACAAGCAAAATTGATGTGGAGGAAGACATTTCAACTTAA
- a CDS encoding helix-turn-helix transcriptional regulator — MGGLALFFLLVFSLTAASAHVQVIDQTSHELIIPNNARVISSNVSFSLRGNSVYLSSLPAEVELSYSGGSVGLDENFSFLASVFLPENSDIVYMSSEPVGFSANSSLYNITFYGRNFTLLYYYNNDSSPRSSLSTFYLGGMVVTSITTVALLVLLFRSRVKRVEVSEVPPNELDDKDKMIIDKIKEGNYNLTKIAELTGIPRTTVYRRIRRLIKLGYLVEERKDGKVRYVVKGDGG, encoded by the coding sequence ATGGGAGGTCTGGCTTTGTTTTTCTTGCTGGTATTTTCTTTAACTGCAGCTTCAGCCCACGTTCAGGTTATAGACCAGACCTCTCACGAGTTGATAATTCCTAACAACGCTAGAGTGATCTCTTCTAACGTCTCTTTCTCCTTGAGAGGTAATTCAGTCTACCTTTCCTCACTTCCAGCAGAGGTAGAGCTCTCTTACAGCGGAGGATCTGTAGGCCTAGATGAGAATTTTTCGTTCCTAGCATCGGTCTTCCTCCCTGAAAACTCCGATATAGTTTACATGTCGTCCGAGCCTGTAGGATTTTCAGCAAACAGCAGTCTTTATAACATAACTTTCTACGGCCGAAATTTCACGTTGCTTTACTATTATAATAACGACTCTTCTCCAAGGTCTAGTCTGTCGACCTTTTATCTAGGTGGCATGGTAGTTACCTCAATCACAACTGTAGCTCTTTTAGTCCTCTTGTTCAGGAGCAGGGTTAAGAGAGTAGAGGTAAGCGAAGTTCCGCCGAATGAATTAGATGATAAAGACAAGATGATCATAGACAAGATAAAAGAAGGCAACTATAACTTAACTAAGATAGCTGAGCTCACTGGTATACCTAGAACTACTGTGTACAGGAGGATCAGGAGGTTGATAAAGCTGGGCTACTTAGTTGAGGAAAGGAAGGACGGTAAAGTTAGGTACGTAGTTAAAGGTGACGGGGGATGA
- a CDS encoding MFS transporter has translation MKKEVYKLSFSAFFADLGYMAVMSFLPLLITVYYGLSPAVYGIIEAVNYGGGAVMSFLGGLAADKYGRRLVGSVGNSLIALMSLSGIVGNPLIALLLIVGGWWSRNFRTPARRALLSEVTSTEERKKAYGIMHLLDQTGAFLAIVYISIVLLFGLPVKYALLGTMIPLAISTLLIATTKTARVERRGNTNVKVVVTITLSTLFFGFTFFSFGFPVISVAQLTHKEYLGTLAFAIFSGTSALSAFFYGRSKVGEIKGLAFLGYATAAIASFGFALTYDVSLTLLYVFSALMGIAVGAIETFEPSIISKFTSSDKVATGMGTLSLGRALGISIGNLVMGFLYVVSPFYSYSFAAVMTLIASAIVLTVRR, from the coding sequence ATGAAGAAAGAGGTATACAAGCTGTCGTTTTCCGCTTTCTTTGCAGACCTTGGTTACATGGCAGTGATGTCTTTCCTTCCTCTCCTCATCACTGTGTACTACGGCCTTTCTCCTGCAGTTTACGGGATAATAGAGGCTGTAAATTACGGAGGAGGTGCAGTGATGTCTTTCCTTGGTGGGTTGGCAGCTGACAAGTATGGAAGAAGACTAGTTGGAAGTGTAGGGAACTCCCTGATTGCACTCATGTCTCTTTCAGGGATAGTGGGGAACCCGTTGATAGCCTTGTTGCTGATAGTGGGGGGTTGGTGGTCAAGGAACTTCAGGACTCCCGCAAGGAGAGCGCTCCTGTCAGAGGTCACGTCCACAGAAGAGAGGAAAAAGGCGTACGGAATAATGCATTTGCTTGACCAGACTGGGGCTTTCCTGGCAATAGTGTACATCTCTATAGTCCTTCTCTTCGGTTTACCCGTGAAATATGCCCTCCTAGGAACAATGATCCCATTAGCGATCTCGACCTTGCTGATAGCCACGACCAAGACCGCACGTGTGGAAAGGAGAGGAAATACTAACGTGAAAGTAGTTGTAACGATAACCTTATCTACCCTCTTCTTTGGTTTCACTTTCTTCAGCTTCGGCTTCCCTGTAATAAGCGTCGCTCAGCTGACCCATAAGGAATATTTGGGTACATTGGCTTTCGCCATATTCTCCGGCACTTCTGCTTTATCAGCCTTTTTCTATGGGAGGAGCAAGGTAGGAGAGATAAAGGGGCTGGCCTTCCTAGGCTACGCTACTGCGGCGATAGCCAGCTTCGGTTTTGCGTTGACTTACGACGTGTCCTTAACACTGCTTTACGTGTTCAGTGCTTTGATGGGAATAGCTGTAGGTGCGATAGAGACTTTTGAACCGTCAATCATCTCCAAGTTCACAAGTTCCGATAAGGTAGCGACTGGGATGGGTACACTATCTTTAGGAAGGGCACTAGGAATATCCATAGGAAACCTAGTCATGGGGTTCCTGTATGTGGTCTCTCCTTTCTACTCATATTCTTTCGCTGCAGTGATGACATTGATAGCATCAGCGATCGTCTTGACAGTGAGGAGATGA
- a CDS encoding glycosyltransferase family 2 protein gives MKVIIGIPTYRNNGSTIGNLLDSLTRQTYTDFRVVIIMKRGDPEGDEKTLEAIERLSKTLDVKLIEQKEGLFEEALALLFKEKADVYLTSDDDAFVSPSWIEDHLRIMEKDKIGVATGEIEGQKWVNYPNLLFDKFRDKEYMKPYCDVFEDYQGFLTKVGLSVDKDNEVTLRTYRTLAVAGVNMSVKRKAIEGYSPLTFTLRGAYNETLIALNGIKKGLHSVVFQGAKVNHKDRESLSRTKNRDTANYLALEKFVLPYAVNLLGFNIDVKLLRSFMEEVDWEVAKEGISIALTGIEERLKPKEIREMLRNSKYYKALQMGKIEQKD, from the coding sequence ATGAAGGTAATAATAGGAATACCTACTTACAGGAACAATGGTTCTACGATAGGGAATCTGTTGGATTCCTTGACTAGGCAAACTTATACAGACTTCAGGGTTGTAATAATCATGAAGAGGGGAGATCCTGAAGGAGATGAGAAGACACTTGAAGCTATTGAAAGATTATCCAAGACCCTTGATGTCAAATTGATAGAACAAAAAGAAGGGCTCTTCGAGGAGGCTCTGGCACTTCTCTTCAAGGAGAAGGCTGACGTCTATTTGACGTCAGACGACGACGCTTTTGTTTCGCCTAGCTGGATAGAGGACCACCTAAGAATCATGGAGAAGGATAAGATAGGAGTGGCAACTGGGGAAATAGAGGGACAGAAGTGGGTAAATTACCCCAACCTGCTCTTCGATAAGTTTAGGGATAAGGAATACATGAAGCCTTACTGCGATGTTTTCGAAGATTACCAAGGTTTTTTAACGAAGGTAGGTCTATCTGTTGATAAAGATAATGAAGTGACGCTGAGAACCTACAGGACTCTCGCAGTAGCGGGAGTTAACATGAGCGTGAAGAGGAAAGCGATAGAAGGATATTCCCCCTTAACCTTCACGTTGAGAGGGGCTTATAACGAGACCTTGATAGCGTTGAACGGAATCAAGAAGGGTCTACATTCAGTGGTCTTCCAAGGTGCTAAGGTTAACCATAAGGATAGGGAATCATTATCCAGAACTAAAAACAGAGATACAGCGAACTACTTAGCTCTCGAGAAGTTCGTGTTGCCTTACGCGGTAAACTTGTTGGGTTTCAACATCGACGTTAAGCTCTTAAGATCGTTCATGGAGGAAGTAGATTGGGAGGTGGCTAAGGAAGGCATAAGTATTGCCTTAACGGGGATAGAGGAAAGATTGAAACCAAAGGAAATCAGGGAGATGCTGAGGAACAGCAAATATTACAAGGCGTTGCAGATGGGAAAGATAGAGCAAAAGGACTAA
- a CDS encoding winged helix-turn-helix transcriptional regulator: MVILDLIDKKLIFYLFKDGRMSQRSIANELGLTAPSLNYRYKKLEEDGVIKGFKLYLNPNINFKYQMFIAFKNYDDFSANWISFKLKCVEWLNVYNIIGDSLPDLKDKVGQMTSKLGEPAMSYLPVQSMIKISSLSRKIIDYLAEDPRRPLSEVSERLKVNTKTVERHVKYLIYKGIIMIIPMIDLPKADVVMFSMFSKQIDSLDDVLQRCKVWKFSDGTAGVTTCVSENMELAKRFIDASRRVDPKADVMIVYDYEFN; this comes from the coding sequence ATGGTAATATTGGACCTGATAGACAAGAAGCTAATCTTTTACCTCTTCAAAGACGGCCGAATGTCGCAGAGGAGTATAGCTAACGAGCTGGGTCTCACAGCGCCCAGCTTGAATTATAGATACAAGAAGCTCGAGGAAGACGGTGTAATAAAGGGTTTCAAGTTATACCTGAACCCTAATATCAACTTCAAGTACCAGATGTTCATAGCGTTCAAGAACTATGATGACTTTTCAGCTAACTGGATCTCGTTTAAATTGAAGTGCGTTGAATGGCTAAACGTTTATAACATTATAGGGGACTCTTTACCTGACCTCAAGGATAAGGTAGGGCAAATGACCTCTAAACTTGGAGAGCCGGCTATGTCCTACCTTCCTGTTCAATCAATGATCAAGATTTCATCTCTGTCAAGAAAGATCATTGATTACTTAGCTGAAGACCCTAGGAGGCCTCTTTCCGAAGTCAGCGAAAGGCTCAAGGTCAATACCAAGACAGTTGAGAGGCATGTGAAGTATCTGATCTACAAAGGTATAATAATGATAATCCCCATGATAGACCTACCTAAGGCAGATGTGGTCATGTTCTCCATGTTCAGTAAGCAGATAGACTCCTTAGATGACGTACTTCAGAGGTGCAAGGTGTGGAAGTTCAGCGATGGCACTGCAGGAGTTACCACTTGCGTATCTGAGAACATGGAGCTAGCTAAGAGGTTCATAGACGCTTCCAGACGTGTAGATCCTAAAGCGGATGTGATGATAGTGTACGACTACGAATTCAATTGA
- a CDS encoding Lrp/AsnC family transcriptional regulator produces MDEIDKQIIKIMLKDARTPQRKLAQKLNISPPAVSYRVNKLMGDVIKRLVLYVNPNFYGKYHGYVAFNNIKDYEGEYLAKIRCIERLNIYEIEGRSREELKVKIEGMSEELGEPHMIYIPSQTPYNPSRFDLKLVSILKERPLVKPVELAEELGVSSKTVRRHMRYMFGKNFFRLIPIVDLEKAGILMYAVFTKKVEIAQKFFYNTTVREISDDNAGIFVNVADNVDEINNMTLKFRKEFDQEADVMITSKYEFL; encoded by the coding sequence ATGGATGAAATAGACAAGCAGATAATCAAGATCATGTTAAAAGACGCGAGAACACCGCAGAGGAAACTCGCCCAGAAGCTCAACATTTCCCCTCCTGCAGTCAGCTACAGGGTAAACAAACTCATGGGCGACGTAATAAAGAGGCTTGTCCTTTACGTGAACCCTAACTTTTACGGTAAATACCACGGGTATGTGGCTTTCAACAACATCAAGGACTACGAGGGAGAGTACCTTGCGAAGATAAGGTGTATAGAGAGGTTGAACATATACGAAATAGAAGGGAGGAGCAGGGAAGAGCTGAAGGTCAAGATAGAGGGGATGTCAGAGGAGTTAGGGGAACCCCACATGATCTATATACCCTCTCAAACACCTTATAACCCATCCAGGTTTGACCTCAAGCTGGTCAGTATATTGAAGGAAAGACCTCTAGTCAAACCTGTAGAGTTAGCTGAGGAGCTGGGGGTTTCCTCTAAGACAGTGAGGAGACACATGAGGTACATGTTCGGGAAGAACTTCTTCAGGCTGATACCTATAGTCGACCTCGAAAAGGCGGGAATACTGATGTACGCTGTGTTCACAAAGAAAGTGGAAATTGCACAGAAGTTCTTCTACAACACTACGGTAAGGGAGATATCCGATGATAACGCTGGTATCTTCGTTAACGTTGCTGACAACGTAGACGAGATAAATAACATGACTTTGAAGTTCAGGAAGGAGTTCGACCAAGAAGCCGACGTAATGATAACCTCCAAATACGAGTTCCTCTGA